CCGCATGGCGCACACCAGGCCTATGCCCAAGAGCGGTCACGCGGCCGCAGGGCCCGGCCAGCCCGCAGCCTGTGTCAGTGCTCCTGGCACACCCTCCATCCTTGTACCCAgccaggagaaggcagagaggggcCCCGAAAACACATCCCAGGAGTCGGCCCCCAGGGTCCTGGGTGCCCCAGGGTTCAGGGACAGTGACTCAGGCTCTACAGCCTTCTGAGTGGCTTCTAGTCAGAGACCCGTGGGCACCATCCGGCCCAGGTTTTTcagtctccctgcctcccacccttggtgggggggaggggggggggcctaGAATGATGGCCAGTTTCCTGGGAATCATTTGCTCCAAAATGCACCGAATTGCTGAGAAGAAGACCAGATAATGGGCTCTCTGAGAGAAAAACTCGGCCAGGGGCCATTTTCTCCTCTCATCATTGAGCATGTGCCAAAGGTGAGCCCGGGAGACTCCGGGACACGAGGATGTACGAGGCCGCACCTGCAAGGGAGAACAGGCCCCACCAGCCCAGCACCAAGGGAGCAGCTGGTGACTTAcagctctttcctcctccctcccctctggatCTATATTTAAACCTGAGGCCAGATCTGCTTTGAGTAATAGTTTATTCCAAAGTTGTCTTTTAAACTTGACGTCATGTTCTCTTGCTGAATCAGTCTGTCTTTCCTCACCAGTCCCCTTCCTGTAACTCTGGTAATATTTTTTGCATACAACGGTGCTTAGACACACCAGCAAGACAAAGAGGAACAGACCCACCCAAGCGACACGCTCTGGGGGAGGCGTCACCCCAGTGGCCTGTGTGGGAATGAAAAGCGGGGAGCAAAACCGGGCAGGTCTCTCGCTCCAGTGTGAAGACGCCATCACAGGATTCTCATCTGTTTCTGATTCTAATGAAGGGAGAGAAATGATTCACGATGCCGGGCTCAGAACTGATCTATCATTGGAACCGGCTGTCACTGGTACCACATTTTCAAATTGAGTTGAAGATCAAAACACAGAGAACCCTCGCTTGAGCTGAGAGATCATTTGCTTATCTGCTCTGGGGGCAGAAATAGGATCCAAATTCCTACCAACGTATTCCAAGGATCAACAGAAAGTCCCACCTCTTCCCACTTGGACATTTGGatctttattcttctcctttccaTCATCCCTTGTGAGTGAGATCTCGCAGAACTCTTGTGAGTGAGAATGGAACTGACATGCTAACTTTCTTTGCAGCCCTTGAAGtgagacaaaaggaaggaagcgAAGCATCCTACTTCCCTCTTCAGCGTGAATGAAAGGGGAACTTGACAAAGAAGCCTGAGCTGTCCAGGAAGTAGAAACCCAACAAGCGACTCACTGTGTTTCCTCCTCGGCAACCGGCTTGGTGTAATAATCACTCGAGTAGAGAACCACGTTGGCCACTTGTTCCACTGCAAAGGAGGGACAGGGATGGTGATTCGACGTGGGGTCCTCCGCACATGTGCATGGAGCCTGCAGGGGACACGGTTGGTTTCCCTCTCCAGTGACTCTTGGACTGTACTTCTCAGGCTCGGCTTTAAGGCTGAGGTTTCTGGGTTCTGTGCTCAGGACACTTCTGTTCACCGATCACCTGCTCTGTGGCAGCTCCCAGCCATGGGCCAGCCTCCTTCAAATGGCACCTCTTGGGAGACCCCTCTCTGCAGAGCCCACAGCATACCCCTGGGTATCCTTCCAAGTGTTCTGGAACTCACCAATTGCTCTGTCTCCAAACCCACCTTTTTCCAACACTATCTTATTTAATGAGTGCCTCCTTCTAGTTGTTCAAGCTAGAAACCACCTGCCGGCAGCATAAGACTGACAGGAAGGTAGGCTCCGGAGCCAGACTActtgggctcaaatcccagcttaGCCATGAGCCGCAGGGTGAGTTACTTAGCTcgtctaagcctcaatttccccatcagCAAAATGGGGGAGATAATTGTATCTAACTTACATGGTTGTTGTGATGatcaaaaagataatttttaatctCTGTTAAAACCAAATTTGAggattaaaagaaacaatttgcGTGAAGCACTCAGCACAGTACCCAGCATATAAAAAGGTACTAAAGGGGacccccggtggctcagttggttaagcgtctggctcttgatttgggctcaggtcatgatctcacagtttgtgagactgagccctgcatcgggctcttcgctgacagcggacagcctgcttcggattctgtctctccctctctctctctctgccactgtcctgctctctctctcaaaataaaaaaattaaaaaaaaaaaacacatgaaaaaaattttttaaagctactaaCATCTTGCTTCAGAAAATTCAACCTTCTTTCAAAAATTAACGGCTTCGATGTTAGAATCCATAAAACTTtgagaaacaatttaaaatcaaagtatCAAGTGATATagggctgcctgagtggctcagtctgttaagcatccaactcgatttcggctcacgtcatgatctcactgttcatgagttcgaggtccgtgtcgggctctgtactgttagcgcagagcttacttgggattctctctctcccccccccccacctgtgccctccccccactcacacatgctctctttctctctcaaaataaataaataaacttcaaaaataaaaaataaattaaaaaaacaaaacagaaaataaaggatcAAATGATACTTTCTCAATCCTGCTGCTTTGTGGAACACTATGTTAGATACTACACACAAAAGATGCTAAATAACTCCAGGTCCCACAAAGACTAAATGCAGACAAAATAACCCACATAAAACAAAGCTGTGAGCATTCATATTCGTATTGGGAAAACTCTATAATTCCTTAGTATGCATTCATCCAAACTCCTGAACCTCCTTATTGATGatagacacacaaacacagaggAAAGTGGTGTATGTATGACACGAGCGATCAACCATCCTGATTTTCCTGGAACTCGCCCCATTTAGCATTGAAAATCCACACTCTGCGTCTAACTTAATCACTGGGGGTTTGAGTTAGCAGTGAGCTTACAGGTCACCCTCCCTGGCCATTCTGCTGTGTCTTTTTTACGTAGCCCCTGTAAGACCATGACATCAGACCATCCCCTGCACTTTGATGCCCTCTGAGCTGAAGAGGTGTGTAGAACAGCAGGCAGGAGGTGCCCTGCTGGTAGCATGAGGCCAGGCGTGGTCATCACCTCGTGGTGCTGCATCAGCAGCAGAGACGGTAGGGCTTTGCCGTTCACAAAGCACCTCCAGTGTGACCGGTCCCTGCAGCCTCATGAAATCCAGGCAGGTAGACCAGGAATCAGGGCCGTGGATGTCAGCTGGGATTCAGAGAGGACTCACACGGCTTGAGAGCACACAGCAGGCCTCTGGCTGTCAGTCTAGTGCTCTGCCCACTGCGCTGTGCGGTATCTACCAACAAAAATTCCTTCTGATCCGAGAGAGAAAACTCCATGCCTTCCCCGGAGATCTGGCAAGGGGCTCCTCCAGGAAGGCATGGCATGGAAAAATGGAAGATGGCCTGTCAGGGACATTGTTTCAAGACAAAAGACAGCCCTAAAGCAGACACAAGGTTTCAGGAGGTGATGCTGAAGGTCTCGCCTCCAGCAAGTCCCTGCTGTCCGTGACAATAGATAAACAGGCAGTTCCAAAAACCCAGGAAGTCCTTATCCAAGCAGAGGAGAGACCCTTGGGAAATAGGACCAGACTGAGAAGTTCTAGAAGACACTACCCTCCCGTTTTGAGAAGAGGGTCCTACCTAATGCTTTAATCTTCTTCACTGTCTTGTCTGTGTTGTTGGTCACAGTAATGGTCACAGTAATGGATTCCCCATGGAAATAGATCTGTAAAAGTCAGCAGACAAGtcagaaaaaaggaacagagggtGGTGGTATCTTTAATCTCATGGCTTTTTCTAGGTTTATCTCAACCCTTTAACTAGTGTAAAAGTGACTGAGCTCCCACACTTTCAAGGAAGATAAAGTGACAGCAACATGTTTCCTTTGGTGATAGTCCAGAACACAGCCTGCCTTGCGTGTGGCATAAACTGAGGAAGACTATGGTGACCAACGTGGAGGGGAGCGAGGGTATTCCCGCCTGGAACACCCAGTGCAGAGGGTCTGAGGGTCACGGCAGAGGTGGCCGTGGGGGTCCTGAGCGGAATTATAAGGCCATTTTGGGGCAGGATGAGTGCAGTGACTGGGAATCACTGGGAGCCCAGTAGCCAAACTCCCGTCCGCAATGCTCCCCACATGATCTAGGCCCAGGTGGGCACACCCGGACATACATGCGCACACACGGgaatgcgcgtgcacacacacgcacacacacacacacacacataccacgcAGTATGTTGAGCTTTTGCCCATGTGTGTGCCCAGCTCTTGGCAACCAGAGGACCAGAGATGGCCTTGGCTGGTGCTTCTTCGCCCTTTTCCACTGTGACATACTTGAGTGATGACATTCACGTGATTCAGCCACCCCTTCCTCATGATGTTGAAACTTAAATTTCCCAGGGGAAGTAAACCATTTGCAAAGCTGCACCCACTGGTGCTACACTGGTAAATGAGGCccgtgggggcagagggggcgaAAAAGAGTCTGGGGCAGGGGGATGTGGAGACCACCACCCCTTTCCCGAGTTGGTCAGGACTGGCAGTATAGGGAAATGTGGCCAGCAGGACGCTATTCTAAGGGTCACCTCCACGAGCTCCAAATTATGAAAAATGCCAACTGCTCACAAATGCTGGTGCTTTAACTGTGCCTAGAAACAAGATCGCGTGCCACACACTCACAGCAGACGGGGGCCCGGGGCCTGTCCCCCAGGCCTGCTCCCACACGGGACACACCTCTTTGTCACCTGCTCACCTCTTTGTCAAGGGAGACCGCGAGGTGCAAGGGCTTGTCGGACATGAAGAACTGCCAGGCGGCCTCTGCTTGGGGCTGGGGGCCCATCTTCAGGGGCGCGTGCTGTACTTTGCGGATCAGTAAACGCACGGAGCTCCTGCGGATGaagatttgggctcaggtcatgatttcacaggttgtgagttcaagccccgcgtcaggctctctgctgacagagctctccctctctctctgcccctctcccactctcgcttatgtgcgctctctttctcaaaataaataaacttaaaaagaaaggaaggaagaaggaacagagggagggagggagggagggggaatctGGAGTCTTTCAGAGGCTTATGTGAACCCCTGAGGTTGCTAACTCCTCTCCATCACCCCTCAAATGATCAGCCACTGACCCGCCCCTTGTGTAGACAGTCTTTCCTGACTGCCTGGCCACGCAGCCCTGTGGGGAGAGCTCCTGTTCACGGAGCCAAAGCAAGGGGTGGTTTTCTACCCTAGTTccttgccccccctccccagcaccacccctcctcccacagcTACACTCTTACTTCCTGGGCACTTTGTCCTCCTCGTCCTCTGCGCTGTCTCTGGCGAATGCTTTGACCTCAAAGTCGACCCCACAGCACTGCAGGGGGCAAGAGAAGAGACAAGGCCTGAGTCAGCACCTCCCTTCCTGGGGGCTGGGGTCACACTGCCTACGGGATGTTATGTGCCACCTTCTCTATCTTCGCCATGTCCTTTTTGGGGCTGCCCCAGTGAGGAGAGATTCACCGTGTAAGGAAATAATGACATCAGCACGAGAAGCACACCGTGGTCCCCAAGCCCCCAAGGTGATCATGTATGGTGTCCACCCCCCCCATTTAGTTGTCCCTCTAGATGTGACCCTCCATGTGTGTCACACTACCTACAGTGGGGGCCAGACTCAGGTGCTCACGGAGCAACAGAAGGCCCTCGACGGCCCATGCCAGCCACCAACGCCCggcccagggtgggggaggggggcagggaggggcacggTCAATGGCCAGGCTGGACCGGGGGGTCTGGTGCTGGCGGCTCTTCCAACTTGTGCTGAGAAGCTGGAAATGGAATTTGGAGCAAAGTCTGCTAACGTTGAAATGACCTACCTAACGGTATGTTGCGTGGGTAAAGCAAAAGCGTCCCCCCACACCTTCCACCCCCAGCCACATGGGGCCCCCCCCCAGCCTGCTCATCTCTGCACATTATCACTCATGGGGGGCATGGGGGCCGCACCGCCCTCACCCACTGCCCGGAGGGAGAAAGGGCATGAGGCCAGCTGCGTTGATAGTGGCATACCAGCCACAGCCTCATTGGCTCTGCAGCTGTGGAATCGTGGCGAGTCTGAAATCTAGGTCGCAAACACACCGGCACCACTACCCACCATCACGCCGGCACTGCTTAGTGGCATGACCGagccctctctgtccctcctcgcTCCGCCTACACCCACTTCGTTAAAGATGCTGCCTATACAGGCCAAGCCCTCACTCTGGTCCACCCTGgacacatgctgttccttctaccCGAACGCTTCaagcctctctgtctccctcttttttataTTTGACAAACTCCTTGGTGTTCTTGCCGTTCCAGCTCCAGGGTCTCCCCAGCTCTAGGGCCCCGAGGCCCTCAGCCGTGCAGCCACTCCCCTCCCGGGCCTCCATGGGCCCAGCTCATGCCCACAGCCCTGCTGCTGGGATGGAGTAGAGGGAGCATTTGGGTTGGCACAGGGTCCCCCACTCTGATTTAGTGACCTCGTCTTCCTCCATCTTGGCCACCCACATCTGGGTTTTCCTGGACCAGTGGCTTTCGAATGTTTCAGGCCACCCCCACGGTAAGAAGCAAAGTTTATAATGTGGCCCAGTAAACAGACATGCGTGTGTGAAATGGCTCGGGAAGTAACACTGAGGTTTGTGCAGATTCCCCATTTTATCCTACTTCATTCTATTCGATTTTTCTCAAATGCTCCTTCTGGTTCACTGCACCGATTTCACAAACCACCAGTGGGGCAAGATCCCCACATCGGAAATCCCTGCCCAGATTGTGGCGTCTGTCACCGTGCCCCTCTGTACTCCGGGATCAGCCTCGCCACTATGGTCTTCACTTCACTCCTGTCTAGCCCTCTCGCTCGTGACACCTCCGATTTCAGGGCCTGTAATCCCTGGGTCCTGGCACCTTTCATTCTCGCCTCCTGTCCTCACCACCCTCCTTCAAGGCTTAGAGCCTCTGCCCACCACTTAGAGCTCCCTGGCCACTCCTCCTTATACACACTCAGCCcctttgcttctctcttcctttggagCTCATGCTTGACCCATCCAGTCCCTCGCAGTGCAGTGGCCAGATTCATTAGAATGTCTCTCTACTTTTGTatctatttgaaattttccacaatatatggctatttttaaaagtcttttgaggggcacctgggtggctcagtgggtgaagcgtccgactctcgatttcggccctggtcacgatctcaccattcataggatggagccccacgttgggctctgtgctggtagcactgtagcctgcttgggactgtctcttccccactctctctctgtccctcccctctcaaaaaaaaaaaaaaaaaaaaaaaaaaaaaatatatatatatatatatatatatataaagtctttTGAAGGAACGAATTAATCCATGGCATTTCTTTTTGAACTAACCTTCCCCGTATCTTGTGGAGCAGGCTGCAGCATCACTGAACAGGGCAAGTAGTCAGGAAACTGTAGGAAGAAACAAATCATTTTGTTCAGAGGGGGTTCTTCCACGTGTAATATGCACTCAATGTACAAAAACTGGAAGACGATGACGAGCAagcaaaaaccacaaaaacaaacaaacagaaacaccgTGGTCGCCCGGAATAACATCACAGACACAAACTTGCAAGCGTCCTATGGGCACCCTTGCCCACAAACATGTATGCAGATGTGTGCTCTACAGAAATGAGGCCAATGATGCACATGTCCTGTCCTCTGCTTTGCTCACATCGCCACCCTAGCCCTACTCAGAATGCGTTATGACCGTTTTTCTATGTGCGAGCTCTGCACCACTGTTTCTGGGGCTTTGTTAACACCACATTTAATTTCGCCGGCCCCCTTCACAGGCTGGCCCTTCATGAAAtggtgctttgcttttttttttttttgccatgataAACAATGCTACAATAAACCTCCTTCTTCATCTACCTTAGCACAATTTTCTATAATTAAGTCCAGAGGCTATGCTGCTAGAAAGGGAACCATCAGgtcaaaatcacattttaaaggtTCTTGATACATGCTGGCTTGTTATCTCTAAAAAGTTATGGCAATTCAGGGACgaccgagtggctcagtcggttgagtgtctgacttcggctcaggtaatgatcttgcagttcctaaattcaagccccacatcgggctctgtgctgaccgctcggagcctggagcccgcttcagattcagtgtctccctctctctctgcccctcccctgctcgtgctctgtctctctgtctctgtctctgtttccgtctctgtctcaaaaataaacaaacaaacaaacattaaaaaaaaaaaaagttacgtCACTTCAAACTCCCAGTACAAGATCATGAGGACATGCACGaccacaaaactttttttttttaagtgattaaaaaaaaaaaaggttgtggtAAAATGCATAATGtaaaacttaaacattttaagtgtatagtttatTGGCATGAAGTTCATCCAACCTTGTTCTGCAATAATCcccaccatccgtctccagaacatTCCTCTTGTCCCAAACTGAAACCCTGTACCTGGTCCACACTGATTCCCTGctccccccagcacccccccccccattccctggCACCTGCCATTCTACGCTCTGTCTCTATTAATCTGACTGCTCCAGGCCTTTCCTGTCGGTGGAATCATACAgtctgtccttttgtgtctggcttctttcacttagtctgatgttttcaaggttcgttcgtgttgcagcatgtgtcagaatttcccttCCCTTTCGAGGCTGAGCCGTGTAACTTTGGAGCAATAGATAATCGTAAGACACACAGACACGCTCATAGGGACGGCAGTAGCTGCTTTGGCTGTACTGAGTTCACGCCCAAGTCTTCAGAGGCACGCAGGCTGGCACCATGGGTCACCAGGTCTCACCAGGTGGGACAAAGCCCCAGGAGAGGTGGAGCCACTCATCTGCCGTGACCACTGAACAGCGGTCAAGGGTACAGACGACTTCTGACTTCAGTAAGCTCTCCCATCCTGCAGGGAGCCCTTTCACGTCTAGAACGAGTCCAGGCCAAACGAGGggcacttctttctttttatagatcAGCAAGTGAGGGAATAACGTGCCCGTGTAATTAGCTGGTCAGATGAAGGGAAATATTTAAACCATGGGTTGAAATGGTGCCTTCAAAGGCTGAGAGGCTATTTTCAAGGgcttaaaaaaagacaatcacAGCCCGTGCAATCTAGAATTTCCTCCAAGGATGCAATTTGAAGGCCCACAAATGTGAAGTCAttactctgtcccctcctccttcGCTCCTGGTCGCACTGTAAGGTGAAGGAGccggggcaggggagaggggagaggggagaggagtcaCCCACCGTGAGCAGGAAGGGGTATGTGTTCTCCCCCAGCTTCTTCATCAGGCTCTCCTGAAGCTTTGTGGGGGCCCCCGCGGCCCCCACAGGAGGGAACACTTGGACCTGGGAGAAGTACAGGTCCCTGCGGAAGGTCAGGCCAATCACATCGATGTCTTCCTGGCCGTACCGGAAGGCGCAGGTCAGAGAGACGTACACTGGAAGGGAGACAAGAGGAGGATGGGCTTGTCCCACTGGCGTGGCGCCTCTGCCTGGCTGAGTGGGTGTGGGGCAGCCACCGACATCCACCCATTAGCATCTAGAACCACAGCACCCACCTGTTTCTGCAGATCCAGCACCTTCCCTGGGGCTTGTGTTAATTACTCTAAAGTGTATGTCAGAGGACACAGAGGCACCTTCCATGAACCGCCTGTTTTGCCTTCAGGCTCCCCTGTGTCCTCCACCCTATCACCCCCTCCTCTTGACCCGCCTGCTCAGGGACCTCAGGAGGTGCGAGGTCGCTGGGCTTCTGGGGACAGGATGTCTGCATGGAGTTGAGAATGAAGGTGATAAGCAGAGGGAAACAGCACTAGGGAGCAAAACAGACCTGTGCCAGACAGGGGCCTGCCAGAGGCGCTGGTCAGGGCCTTATGGACCAGGAGGACAGATGAAACCAGATCCCAGAAACGCTTCTTTCACATTGTTCAGAAACCCATCAAGCATTCTCTAAGCCAAAACTTCTGCAAATTCAGGTTAATCAAACAGATATAATCTGTGCCTCCAGTGAACCAAAATGGATTATATAAAAACTCTACGTTTTGAGGGAGGACTATTTACAACAGTCTTTAATGGGGTAAATAAAAGCACGCAAAGCTCATTATTCTTGAACAGGAAGCATATCAGAAGTGGTGCCCCCAAGTCCTAGAAGTCATCGGTTGTAGATTTTGTCTGTGTCCTCCCCACTAAGCTCAGAAGAGCCAATGATCACTTGCCTGTCCCTCATCCAGTGTTTGTAAGAGAAGGTGCCCAGAGATGCCTG
The sequence above is drawn from the Neofelis nebulosa isolate mNeoNeb1 chromosome 2, mNeoNeb1.pri, whole genome shotgun sequence genome and encodes:
- the SAG gene encoding S-arrestin isoform X1; translation: MAASGKTGKAAPNHVIFKKISRDKSVTIYLGKRDYIDDVDQIEPVDGVVLVDPALVKGKKVYVSLTCAFRYGQEDIDVIGLTFRRDLYFSQVQVFPPVGAAGAPTKLQESLMKKLGENTYPFLLTFPDYLPCSVMLQPAPQDTGKCCGVDFEVKAFARDSAEDEEDKVPRKSSVRLLIRKVQHAPLKMGPQPQAEAAWQFFMSDKPLHLAVSLDKEIYFHGESITVTITVTNNTDKTVKKIKALVEQVANVVLYSSDYYTKPVAEEETQEKVLPNSTLTTRLTLLPLLASNRERRGIALDGKIKHEDTNLASSTILKEGIDRTVLGILVSYHIKVKLTVSGLLGELTSSEVASEVPFRLMHPRPEDPATAKDSLQDENLVFEEFARQNLKDSGDTEEGKKDREAADE
- the SAG gene encoding S-arrestin isoform X2; translated protein: MAASGKTGKAAPNHVIFKKISRDKSVTIYLGKRDYIDDVDQIEPVDGVVLVDPALVKGKKVYVSLTCAFRYGQEDIDVIGLTFRRDLYFSQVQVFPPVGAAGAPTKLQESLMKKLGENTYPFLLTFPDYLPCSVMLQPAPQDTGKCCGVDFEVKAFARDSAEDEEDKVPRKSSVRLLIRKVQHAPLKMGPQPQAEAAWQFFMSDKPLHLAVSLDKEIYFHGESITVTITVTNNTDKTVKKIKALVEQVANVVLYSSDYYTKPVAEEETQEKVLPNSTLTTRLTLLPLLASNRERRGIALDGKIKHEDTNLASSTILKEGIDRTVLGILVSYHIKVKLTVSGLLGELTSSEVASEVPFRLMHPRPEDPVYRMKIWFSRSLLAKI